Genomic DNA from Anguilla anguilla isolate fAngAng1 chromosome 17, fAngAng1.pri, whole genome shotgun sequence:
CTAGTATGTATACAGCAGATTTGAGGTGTAATGGAATGTTCTTGCAGAGGTGTAATAGCACCTTCCAGAGTGAGAACTGGCAACCatgatgaacaaaataaaattcccATTGTGTCATGTACATAACTTCAATTGCAGCTCAGGATTTAACAATAATACATGAACAGGGCTGCACGCTACATGCATGTGCGCCTGAAGTACAAAACGTAAATGTTGCAGAATGAGAAAGGAAATGTTTCTGCATTCACCTGCTTGGAAGAACCAGGCGCCGTCAGATCTTACGCAAAGATCATGCAGTGCTCATTTCGCTGCTAAAACTAGTCTGTATGTTCCTTCACTGGGTTCATTTTGGCTTTCCGTCTTGTACCAAGTGATGCCAGGACAGCAGGAATTTCTACAGTGTGAACAGACAGTGGTTGCGACAAAAGAAAGTAAGGGACTGCAataaagaggggaaaaacaagAGCATCTCTCTACTGTAGAGACACTGGAAAGACTTCGGATCCCACTCCAATTTTTAATTGATAAGGATGAATGACAAAAGGAATGGAGGGAGGTGGTGATATgagtgtgttatgtgtgtatgtgtgtgtgtgtgtgatggggggaCGACACACGATTAGGGGGTAGACTGGGTTCAGTCTCAGTGGAaaaattttgtctttttttttttttacttcttggCAATGACGAGGGTGTGGTAGATGGGCTTCACCACGATGTGCAGGTAGAGGGAGTTGTCGATGAGGTACTCGGACGCGCGTCGCTGCAGGTCAGCGTTGGCCAGGAAGTCGCCCGTCTCCTCGGTGCTCTGGTGGAAGTTGTAGACGTGCCGCACCACCGCCTTCCCCTGCTGCCGCGCCGCCACGATCACCGTCTTCTGGAAGCTGACGCCGGCGAAGTCGGCGCTGGAGGTGGCGGGCGTGACGATGATGCGCGGGTGGCCCGCGCTGCCGCCgacgccgccgcccccgccgtcGGCCCGCGCGGGCAGCATGGCGCCCGCGTGCTCCCCGTACGGCGCCCGCAGGTTGAGCGGCAGCCAGCGGGGCGAGAAGAGCGCGTTCCACGTCACCCGCTTGCCCGCGTCGTGCCCGCTGGGGCCCAGCTGCGTCTGGAAGCTGGTGCTGCGGTCGTCGCGGGTGGGGTTGTTGATGACCCAGGGCGCCCCCCAGGCCGGCGACAGGTAGTTCCGGGGGGTGAAGAGGCTGCAGTTGACGTCGAAGTACTTGGCCAGCTGCTGGGGGGAGGCGGCGTGGAACTGGAAGGCCAGGAAGAGCAGGTCGCGCACCGACTCCTGGTACCTGAGCAGCAGCGGCGACTGCTTCTGCAGCCGGAACAGCTGCTGCGGCGGGATCATGGCGTAGCGCACGGCCCGCAGGGCGCTCTCCGCCGCGGCCGCGCCGGGCCGGTTCTGCGCCGCCCAGGCCTCCAGCGCCTCGAACAGCTCCAGCTCGCTGTGCAGGACCAGGTCGGAGCGCTGCAGCAGGGTCAGCAGGAGGCCGTCGCCCATGGCGACCCACTCGCCGCTCTGCATGACGGACGACAGGTTCCAGGACAGGTACTGCAGGCAGCCGTCGCGCAGGGCCGCGTCCCCCGTCTGCGTGGCGTACTGGTACCAGCCCACCACGTGGCCCGCGGGCGAGTCGCTGGCCATGTGCTGCCGCATGTACAGGCTGAGGCCCTGCCGCAGGGCCCACACGCGGTACTTGCTGGCCAGCTTGTGCAGGGGCACGGCCTGGTCCAGGCTGACTGAGATCTCACCGCAGTACAGGTACCTGCGGAGACAGCAGCCGAAGGGGACAGGCCTGCCGGATTAGACGTCGAGATAGGTACCTGAGTAGACGCCGGCCAATGAGAAGAGATGGTTTGCATTgaagccagccaatcagatgaggAAGACAGGCGCATGTATTTAGGCCAGCCAATGAGCTGAGCTGTCTCCCGGCCCTAGTACTACAGGGACTAATTTATCCTCAAATGCTAAGCAAATGCACCATATCATGTTACTCTAGGTTTTTAGACAGACCAAAgtgttgttgctttttaaattttggatCCGGTAAACATTTACGCCAATGCCACAGAAGACAGAGGACAATCTTAATCTTAAAATCGTAATGTTAAAACAATCCTAAACGATAAGAACAAGAATCAGAGCAAGGCAGCATAAAGGCCTGAGAACCTCATTACATCAGCATCTCAGCTATCTCACACCAAATCCATTCTGTCCGAGGTGTGCTTCCAGATGACCACACTTTTATCCAGAATCTTTATGTATTAATTGGCCTCAGCCCCTCATAAGTGTGATCATAACCAGTTTGTCATCAGGGGGCTGGTGTAATGACGTGATCTGCCACTAGGTAGAGCATGTGGCCTACAATTTGATTTTCACTCTTGGCTCTTGTTACTGTCAGTGACCACTTAGGATAGAATATTATGAATTTATAACAGAATTTATTCAGGGTAATCAAAACATCTTTTGCGCAGCAATGAGAACTGGAACCCCATGTATCACATACTGGGGGCTAAGTAAACTGACCTATTTTTGTGTTTAGCCTAGCGtgatatatataaaaaattagcCTTGACAAAGGTGAGGTCCAGGTttgttcatattcataattaaatgaatgtagGCAGATTTCACTGTGTTTTGATTGGTGAAGCAATCAAAAGAATCTTTGGCCAAGTGGGCCAAAAGTAATGCAATCGTTTTGGCTCAATTTAGTGTTAATGGAATACAacattatcaaaaataaatgtataatccTGGGAAGCCCAATCATTATCTGTTCCAGCCTCCTAGCCACACGTCAACATCCACCTCAAAAAGCCGTGCCCCTCCGCACCCCGCCCTGcctctccctgccccgcccgctCACCGCGTGAACTTGTCGAAGACGGCGGCGCATTCGGCCAGCTCCGTCAGGACGAGGGTGCTGCCGTTCCGGGCCTGCAGGAGCTCCTCGAACACCTCGCTGTGCAGCGACAGCACCAGCGCGTGGGCCTGGATCACCTTCACCTCGTCCGAGTTGACGGTCTGCACCCGGAGCACCACGTCGCTCCCGTTCCCCTGCGCCAGCAGGGCCTCCAGGCGCTGCACCAGCGCCATCGAGTGGTTGATTGTGGCCCAGCCGCTCTCCAGGCCGGCATCAAGCTTGAGTGCGGCTGCAGGAAGCAGATCAGAGCAGGAGTTCCAGCCGCGCCCTGATATCACCAACTCCCATCATACTGCTGATATCAGCCACTCCATCACATTGCTGATATCAGCCACTCCATCACACTGCTGATATCAGCCATTCCATCACACTGCTGATATCAGCCACTCATCATATTGCTGATATCAGCCACTCCATCACACTGCTGATATCAGCCACTCATCATACTGCTGATATCAGCCATTCCATCACACTGCTGATATCAGCCACTCCATCACACTGCTGATATCAGCCACTCATCATACTGCTGATATCAGCCATTCCATCACACTGCTGATATCAGCCACTCATCATACTGCTGATATCAGCCATTCCATCACACTGCTGATATCAGCCACTCCATCACACTGCTGATATCAGCAACTCCATCATACTGCTGATATCAGCCACTCCATCACACTGCTGATATCAGCCACTCCATCACACTGCTGACATTGGGCACCCATTTAGAGAAGAAATAGAAAAAGATTGActttttttgcctcttttttaaatggtcaGTGGGTGCTCATATGAAGATGTTCGCATCTCTTATTGGTAGAACCAGCATGATGGCCTGAACTTTGTATCACAGAATTGAGCAGTATGCGTAGTGTATCACTGTATTTTGAATCGTAACAGCCTTCACTGTGGGTGTTGCAAACACTCCGCTCTGCATGCagtttaatattgtttattttgtattgcatGCAGAGCTGTCTGTTTGTAACAGCCTTCTTTGTGGATGTGATGCCGCAATCTACATTTCCCCAAGGCAATAATGAGGTCAGTAAATTAAAGATACACATAGCCCCAAACCCTGCTGTTTGTTTGATCACTCCCTCCACAGTGAGAAACAGCTGAGGCAAGAACACACGCCTGGGGAGTCAGACCAGATGTTGACCCACttgttaattaattaagaaGTACTGATCCACTTATTTTGGGTTCTGGGggtaaaaaaaaggaacatacatacacaggtCTGATTTTGTGTTCAATGATCCACAGGAGTCAGGCCATCATACTGATGTTTCTGCACATGTTTCTAAACATGTATGCTCACGTTTCTAAACATGCATGCTGGTATTTTTTTCCCGTACAAAGTTAACTGGAGAGCAGTTAACTTTGAGCTCAAAGGTGAAACTgaaggtaaatggtaaatggactgcatttatatagcgcttttatccaaagcgctttacaatttatgcctctcattcaccagagcagttaagggttaggtgtcttgctcagggacacttcgacacgcccagggcggggtttgaaccggcaaccctccgactgccagacaactgctcttacctcctgagctatgtcgcccctgaagGCACAGTCTTAGCACAGAGCTCGCATAGCCTGCGCACCTAGCTCAGGTGCACAGTCAGGCCTGCGTCTCCTTGCTCAGGTCAGTTCAGTGCTGCTCAGAGCCAGAGCAGGCAGCGCCTTCTAGGTCAAATAACGACCAAAAGGTCCTGCCAATAAATAGTCATATTAGTGGCCTGATGGGTACAGACTCCCTGCAGAGTCACATCAAATACTCAAACGAAAGGTAGGCCTACTCATCCTTTCAAAAGATGTATTATGGGTAATGGCCATGTGATGAACCAGCTTCCTGCCAcaggggcagagagacagagtagtAATTTACATTCATGAATCATCTTTTCTGAAACGCTCACAACTGATAATTAAACATGACGCCTGCCCCCGGCAATGTTTATTGGTGTGAGTGATTTATTCGCGTAATCGCATCCAGCACGGTGAGGTAGACTTTGTGTTTTTCGGCAAAGCTCTGGACTCGTCCCAAGCAGACAGTGTGCATGAACCGTCCTGATCTTAGGCCCCCCCGCAACGCTGTGGCAGattgatttttgcatttttatcgGAGTCTCGAGCCAGGACGTCAAACCAATGCTCGCACACAGGCATATGGCAGCAGTTACAGCAGTGA
This window encodes:
- the btbd17b gene encoding BTB/POZ domain-containing protein 17, which codes for MGSERGGGRPVWIGAGVLLAILGFCVTVAGAAALKLDAGLESGWATINHSMALVQRLEALLAQGNGSDVVLRVQTVNSDEVKVIQAHALVLSLHSEVFEELLQARNGSTLVLTELAECAAVFDKFTRYLYCGEISVSLDQAVPLHKLASKYRVWALRQGLSLYMRQHMASDSPAGHVVGWYQYATQTGDAALRDGCLQYLSWNLSSVMQSGEWVAMGDGLLLTLLQRSDLVLHSELELFEALEAWAAQNRPGAAAAESALRAVRYAMIPPQQLFRLQKQSPLLLRYQESVRDLLFLAFQFHAASPQQLAKYFDVNCSLFTPRNYLSPAWGAPWVINNPTRDDRSTSFQTQLGPSGHDAGKRVTWNALFSPRWLPLNLRAPYGEHAGAMLPARADGGGGGVGGSAGHPRIIVTPATSSADFAGVSFQKTVIVAARQQGKAVVRHVYNFHQSTEETGDFLANADLQRRASEYLIDNSLYLHIVVKPIYHTLVIAKK